One stretch of Francisella sp. LA112445 DNA includes these proteins:
- the guaB gene encoding IMP dehydrogenase — translation MLRITQEAITFDDVLLSPRYSNVLPHQVDLKTNITRDIQLNIPLVSAAMDTVTESRLAISIAQEGGIGIIHKNMSIEAQAQEVKKVKRFENGMVIDPITVKPESSIKEIMQLAREHNFSGFPVVDQNNHIVGIVTKRDFRFAKDLDEPVSSIMTTKEKLVTVAENASQGSIKKSLHEHKIEKLLVVDNKGELVGLITTKDIERSQNKPNACKDSLGRLRVGAAVGTAENTKERVTALAAEGVDIIVVDTAHGHSQGVLDMVKWVKDTYPNIQVIGGNIATAEAARDLVKAGADAVKVGIGPGSICTTRIVAGVGVPQISAISNVAEALEGTGVPVIADGGIRFSGDIAKAIVAGASVVMIGGLFAGTEESPGEVELFQGRSYKSYRGMGSLGAMEQGSSDRYFQSNTESKKFVPEGVEGRVPYKGLLSAVIHQLIGGLKSSMGYTGSKDIQTMRTQPTFVQITGAGFNESHVHNVTITKEPPNYQS, via the coding sequence ATGTTAAGAATTACTCAAGAAGCAATCACTTTTGATGATGTATTGCTATCACCTAGATATTCAAATGTATTACCACATCAGGTAGATTTGAAAACAAATATTACTAGAGATATTCAGTTAAATATTCCTTTAGTATCAGCAGCAATGGACACAGTTACAGAGTCTCGCCTAGCTATTTCTATAGCTCAAGAAGGTGGTATAGGTATTATTCACAAGAATATGTCTATAGAAGCTCAAGCTCAGGAAGTTAAAAAAGTAAAAAGATTTGAGAATGGTATGGTAATAGATCCTATCACTGTTAAGCCAGAAAGCTCAATTAAAGAAATAATGCAATTAGCAAGAGAGCATAACTTCTCTGGTTTCCCTGTTGTAGATCAAAATAATCATATAGTAGGAATTGTTACAAAACGTGATTTTAGGTTTGCTAAAGATTTAGATGAGCCAGTTAGTTCTATAATGACTACTAAAGAGAAGCTTGTTACAGTTGCTGAAAATGCGTCTCAAGGATCTATCAAAAAAAGCTTACATGAGCATAAGATAGAGAAGCTTTTAGTTGTAGATAATAAAGGTGAACTTGTTGGTTTGATCACAACTAAAGATATTGAGAGATCTCAAAATAAGCCAAATGCTTGTAAAGATTCTTTAGGTCGTTTAAGAGTTGGTGCTGCAGTAGGAACAGCTGAAAATACTAAAGAACGAGTTACGGCTTTAGCGGCTGAAGGTGTTGATATTATCGTTGTAGATACTGCTCATGGCCATTCACAAGGTGTACTTGATATGGTTAAATGGGTAAAAGATACTTATCCTAATATTCAAGTTATCGGTGGAAATATTGCTACAGCTGAAGCGGCTAGAGACTTAGTTAAGGCTGGTGCTGATGCTGTTAAGGTTGGTATAGGTCCTGGTTCTATCTGTACAACAAGAATTGTTGCAGGTGTTGGAGTGCCACAAATTTCAGCTATATCTAACGTTGCAGAAGCCTTAGAAGGTACAGGAGTTCCTGTTATTGCAGATGGTGGGATTAGATTCTCAGGTGATATTGCAAAAGCTATTGTTGCAGGAGCATCTGTTGTTATGATAGGTGGACTTTTTGCTGGTACAGAAGAGTCTCCTGGCGAGGTTGAGCTTTTCCAAGGTCGTTCGTATAAGTCATATCGTGGTATGGGATCTCTTGGGGCTATGGAGCAAGGATCTTCTGATAGATATTTCCAAAGTAATACAGAGTCTAAGAAATTTGTCCCAGAAGGTGTTGAAGGAAGAGTTCCTTATAAAGGTCTACTTTCTGCGGTTATTCACCAGTTAATAGGTGGGCTAAAATCTAGTATGGGCTATACTGGTTCAAAAGATATCCAAACAATGCGCACTCAGCCAACATTTGTTCAGATTACAGGTGCAGGATTTAATGAATCTCATGTTCATAATGTGACTATTACAAAAGAGCCACCAAACTATCAATCTTAA
- the queA gene encoding tRNA preQ1(34) S-adenosylmethionine ribosyltransferase-isomerase QueA, with translation MKTDDFDYKLPEELIASYPLENRDASRLLKLNKQTGEIVDHKFTDFIDFINPEDLLIFNNSKVMLARLYGEKTTGAKLEYLIERVHSPKVFETHIKANRSPAIGSEIFVQDTLAKVLEKDGGMYLLELQGDKDIYQIMEEFGHVPLPPYMKRDDEEFDADRYQTVYAKDLGSVAAPTAGLHFSQELMQQIKDKGVDIAYITLHVGSGTFKPVQVDDVNNHKMHSEVISVPEEVCQKIRQTKANGGRVIAVGTTSVRSLETAGESGQIQPYQGETDIFLYPGKKFNVVDAMITNFHLPKSTLIMLVSAFADKEKIMKAYGHAIAEKYRFFSYGDAMFIY, from the coding sequence ATGAAAACAGATGATTTTGATTATAAATTACCAGAAGAGTTGATTGCTAGTTATCCTTTAGAAAATCGTGATGCTAGCAGATTGTTAAAGTTAAATAAGCAAACAGGTGAAATAGTAGATCATAAATTTACTGATTTTATAGATTTTATAAACCCAGAAGATTTGCTTATTTTTAACAATAGTAAAGTAATGCTAGCACGCTTATATGGTGAGAAAACAACAGGTGCAAAGCTTGAATACCTTATAGAAAGAGTGCATTCACCAAAAGTTTTTGAGACTCATATAAAGGCAAATCGTTCTCCAGCTATTGGTAGTGAAATATTTGTCCAAGATACTTTGGCAAAGGTTCTAGAGAAAGATGGTGGTATGTATCTGCTTGAGTTACAAGGGGATAAAGATATTTATCAAATTATGGAAGAGTTTGGTCATGTTCCTTTACCTCCATATATGAAGCGAGATGATGAAGAGTTTGATGCTGATAGATATCAAACAGTTTACGCTAAAGATTTAGGTTCTGTTGCTGCTCCTACAGCTGGCTTACACTTTAGTCAAGAGCTGATGCAACAAATAAAAGATAAAGGTGTTGATATAGCTTATATCACTCTGCATGTAGGTTCTGGAACTTTTAAACCTGTTCAAGTTGATGATGTTAATAATCATAAAATGCATTCTGAAGTTATATCTGTACCAGAAGAAGTTTGTCAGAAGATCCGTCAAACAAAAGCAAATGGTGGTAGAGTAATAGCCGTTGGCACTACTTCAGTACGCTCACTTGAAACAGCAGGGGAAAGTGGTCAAATACAGCCTTATCAAGGTGAGACAGATATATTCTTATATCCGGGTAAGAAATTTAATGTAGTTGATGCAATGATTACAAATTTTCATCTGCCTAAATCTACGCTCATTATGTTGGTTAGTGCATTTGCAGATAAAGAAAAAATTATGAAAGCATATGGGCATGCTATAGCTGAAAAATATAGATTTTTTAGCTATGGTGATGCGATGTTTATTTATTGA
- a CDS encoding FAD-dependent oxidoreductase, producing MSIKNIQKDVVIVGGGMVGLSLALALHKNGLQVAIVEARDVRKKALDPNRVETRVSAINHTSKRLLQELDVWNKVKSNRISPYYQMRVWDDVVSENVNITAEEIAEHSLGCIVENDVITQALIEKINDTSIEVFANQEIQKIQRNGNTEKILLQSVIADSDPESNSTSSNKHNDEILKQVQDDLKKNICIETNLIVGADGANSFIRDYFNFETKVKAYKHTAIVATLELEKGHNQTAYQRFYDKGVLAFLPLENSNKASIVWSVKTDYANFLMSLADEKFELELAKAIDNTLGSVKLLSKRFSFELIQRHAKSYIQDNVVLVGDAAHTIHPLAGQGVNIGFKDVIALTKVLSEAFAKGRLIGHISTLDKYQRERRLDNKKMIALMKAFKEVFGSENDYIKKARRAGFEFVDKNNIVKSLVVKQAL from the coding sequence ATGAGCATTAAAAATATCCAAAAAGATGTTGTAATTGTTGGTGGTGGTATGGTTGGGCTTAGCTTGGCTTTAGCACTACATAAAAATGGTTTGCAAGTTGCTATTGTTGAGGCAAGAGATGTTAGGAAAAAAGCTTTAGATCCTAATAGGGTAGAGACTAGGGTTAGTGCAATTAATCACACATCAAAGAGACTTCTACAAGAGCTAGATGTTTGGAACAAGGTCAAAAGCAATCGTATATCACCATATTATCAAATGCGCGTATGGGATGATGTAGTTAGTGAGAACGTTAATATTACAGCTGAAGAAATCGCCGAGCACAGTTTAGGATGTATAGTTGAGAATGATGTAATAACTCAAGCATTAATTGAAAAAATTAATGATACGAGTATTGAAGTTTTTGCGAATCAAGAAATACAGAAGATTCAAAGAAATGGAAATACGGAAAAGATTCTCCTACAATCTGTCATTGCGGACTCCGATCCGGAATCTAATTCTACTAGTTCGAATAAACATAATGATGAGATCCTGAAACAAGTTCAGGATGACTTGAAAAAAAATATATGTATCGAAACTAACTTGATAGTTGGTGCTGATGGAGCTAATTCATTTATTCGTGATTATTTCAACTTTGAAACTAAAGTTAAGGCATATAAACATACTGCTATAGTTGCGACATTAGAGCTTGAAAAAGGTCATAATCAAACAGCATATCAGCGCTTTTATGATAAGGGTGTATTGGCTTTTTTACCGTTAGAAAATTCTAATAAAGCATCAATAGTTTGGTCTGTAAAAACTGATTATGCTAATTTCTTGATGAGTTTAGCTGATGAGAAATTTGAATTAGAGTTAGCAAAAGCAATTGATAATACTCTTGGGAGTGTAAAACTTTTATCAAAAAGATTTAGCTTTGAGCTAATTCAGCGACATGCGAAATCTTATATTCAAGATAATGTTGTGCTAGTTGGAGATGCTGCTCACACTATTCATCCTTTAGCAGGACAAGGCGTAAATATAGGTTTTAAAGATGTGATTGCTCTTACTAAAGTTTTGAGTGAAGCTTTTGCTAAAGGTAGGCTGATCGGTCATATTTCAACTCTTGATAAGTATCAACGCGAAAGAAGACTTGATAATAAAAAAATGATAGCTCTAATGAAAGCCTTTAAAGAAGTTTTTGGTAGCGAAAATGATTATATCAAAAAAGCCCGTAGAGCCGGATTTGAGTTTGTTGATAAAAATAATATTGTTAAAAGTTTAGTAGTGAAGCAGGCTTTGTAA
- a CDS encoding Cof-type HAD-IIB family hydrolase: MKNKAFFFDIDGTLVHEKKGKLFVSDKNIQAIKELRKQGYKTFIATGRTQGFIPETVLDLPMDGFITANGSVVSIGGKLVYEKLFPQSAIDNVLKFCEKHNHDWLFEGEYAYVNNLESEDLSYFYNNVIVNRDKMITTHNLYNVTIYNALVLGKNVDSIALQHTLGDSYVIAPHNENGYVDCYLAGHTKADGIDKVVENLSLDEYETYAFGDGNNDLEMFDRVDVAIAMENASDRLKEKANLITKANYHDGVYYGLVKLGLI; this comes from the coding sequence ATGAAAAATAAAGCATTCTTTTTTGATATTGATGGGACTTTAGTACATGAGAAAAAAGGCAAACTCTTTGTCTCTGATAAGAACATCCAGGCTATAAAAGAACTAAGAAAACAAGGTTATAAAACTTTTATAGCAACAGGACGTACTCAAGGATTTATTCCTGAGACTGTACTAGATTTACCTATGGATGGTTTTATTACAGCTAATGGTTCTGTTGTAAGTATAGGAGGTAAATTAGTATATGAAAAACTTTTCCCCCAAAGTGCTATAGATAATGTCTTAAAGTTCTGTGAGAAACATAATCATGACTGGCTGTTTGAAGGTGAATATGCTTATGTAAATAATTTGGAATCAGAGGACCTTAGTTACTTCTATAACAATGTGATAGTCAATAGGGATAAAATGATCACAACTCATAATTTGTATAATGTAACTATTTATAATGCCTTAGTCTTAGGTAAAAACGTTGATAGTATTGCATTACAGCACACTTTAGGAGATAGTTATGTAATAGCACCACATAATGAAAATGGTTATGTTGATTGTTATTTAGCTGGGCATACAAAAGCAGATGGTATTGACAAAGTTGTTGAAAACCTTAGTTTAGATGAGTATGAGACATATGCATTTGGTGATGGTAATAATGATTTGGAAATGTTTGATAGGGTTGATGTAGCAATAGCTATGGAAAATGCATCTGATAGATTAAAAGAGAAAGCTAATTTAATAACTAAAGCAAATTACCATGATGGTGTCTACTATGGTTTAGTCAAACTTGGGCTAATCTAA
- a CDS encoding queuosine precursor transporter has translation MNNFNILILFTFIDFFILFLAFKLFGKKGLHVFIVISVIAANIQVNKGVAYDIAGFHIIATLGNVMFGGIFTANDLLNEKYGRQEARKAVLKSIFFGLSFVLLMFMATIFNSINDSFYKQTNQAFDLFFSINGGALKAVIIGNCVYLISQLFDVLIYSKLRSFSSDMKWLWFRNTGSTLISQILDTTLITYGFAFAGILPIENAFEIIISTLVIKYIIAFINAPLFYILAFTKPREP, from the coding sequence ATGAATAATTTTAATATTTTAATCCTCTTTACATTTATAGACTTCTTTATACTATTTCTAGCTTTTAAACTTTTTGGTAAAAAGGGACTGCACGTATTTATTGTTATTAGTGTTATAGCTGCAAATATACAAGTAAATAAAGGTGTTGCTTATGATATTGCTGGATTTCATATAATTGCAACGCTAGGCAATGTTATGTTTGGTGGTATTTTCACAGCTAATGACCTACTTAATGAAAAATATGGTCGCCAAGAAGCTAGAAAAGCCGTACTTAAATCAATATTTTTTGGTTTATCATTTGTACTTTTAATGTTTATGGCGACAATATTTAACTCTATTAATGACTCTTTCTATAAGCAAACAAATCAAGCATTTGATTTATTCTTCTCAATTAACGGTGGTGCTCTAAAAGCCGTAATAATCGGTAACTGTGTTTATTTAATATCACAATTATTTGATGTTCTTATTTATTCAAAGCTTAGAAGTTTCAGTTCTGATATGAAATGGCTATGGTTTAGAAATACAGGATCAACTTTAATATCGCAAATACTTGATACAACTCTTATTACTTATGGATTTGCCTTTGCTGGTATTTTACCTATAGAAAACGCTTTTGAAATAATAATCTCAACCTTAGTTATAAAATATATAATAGCCTTTATAAACGCTCCTTTATTCTATATTTTAGCCTTCACAAAGCCTAGAGAACCATAA
- the gloA gene encoding lactoylglutathione lyase, producing the protein MRFAHVMLRVKDLNKSIDFYTNVLGMTVQKKMDNPEYKYTLVFLGYGDISSHTVLELTYNWGDHEYDHGNAFGHLCMQVDDVYKACEDVKAKGGVVTREAGPLKGGSQVIAFIKDPDGYQIELIEKA; encoded by the coding sequence ATGCGCTTTGCTCATGTAATGTTAAGGGTTAAGGATTTAAATAAATCCATAGATTTTTATACGAATGTATTAGGAATGACTGTTCAGAAAAAAATGGACAATCCTGAATATAAGTATACTTTGGTATTTTTAGGTTATGGGGATATTTCTAGTCATACAGTTTTAGAGCTAACATATAACTGGGGTGATCATGAATATGATCATGGCAATGCATTTGGACATTTATGTATGCAAGTTGATGATGTATATAAAGCTTGTGAAGATGTTAAAGCAAAAGGTGGAGTTGTAACTCGAGAAGCAGGTCCTTTAAAAGGAGGAAGTCAAGTTATAGCATTTATAAAAGATCCTGATGGTTATCAAATAGAACTTATTGAAAAAGCTTAA
- a CDS encoding leucyl aminopeptidase, translating into MKLVVNSQATMPAQIIVVAQENLQKLINETECPNSKSLLDRKVFKAKSAEVLPLLHADKTVILLGLGLRQDFISSEYDKVISKAAEELKKLDIKEVSVNIDYAFDGGDAKQFTLDTVRALISETYVFDQLKSKKQNYSLEAIELVYSGDQDIDEAAKIGSAIACGQNYAKDLQNLPANICNTDYMLNEARELTSKYEAFNLDYLDQDAMAELGMGCALAVGRGSDMSNYTVCMEYNGGDEGQAPIVLVGKGLVFDNGGICVKPAAGMDTMKMDMGGAAAVMGIMKAVAMLNLPINVVGVMGLAENAIDARSYRPGDVLKSMKGITVEVSNTDAEGRLVLCDTLTYIGKYKPKTVINMATLTGAMIIALGDAFSGLMANSDKLANSLQQAAKASSDLVWRLPLHKPYLKKLDSKVADIDNSNRDRSAGSICAGLFLSKFTEDYEWAHLDIAGSAMGDFSNCKASGRPVPLLVHYLLSQSK; encoded by the coding sequence ATGAAACTAGTAGTAAATAGTCAGGCTACAATGCCTGCTCAAATAATAGTTGTAGCGCAAGAAAACTTACAAAAACTTATTAATGAAACAGAATGTCCAAACTCTAAATCCTTATTAGATAGAAAAGTTTTTAAAGCAAAATCTGCAGAGGTTTTGCCATTACTGCATGCAGATAAAACAGTTATTCTTTTAGGTCTTGGTTTAAGACAAGATTTTATCTCTTCAGAGTATGATAAAGTAATATCAAAAGCTGCTGAGGAGCTAAAAAAACTAGATATTAAAGAAGTTTCTGTAAATATTGACTATGCATTTGATGGTGGCGATGCTAAGCAGTTTACATTAGATACAGTTAGGGCTCTTATATCTGAGACTTATGTTTTCGATCAGTTAAAATCAAAGAAACAAAATTATTCTTTAGAGGCGATAGAATTAGTCTACTCTGGTGATCAAGATATTGATGAGGCCGCTAAAATTGGTTCAGCTATTGCATGTGGTCAGAATTATGCAAAAGATTTGCAAAACTTACCGGCAAATATTTGTAATACAGACTATATGCTAAACGAAGCTAGAGAGCTTACATCTAAATATGAAGCATTCAATCTAGACTATTTAGATCAAGATGCTATGGCTGAGCTAGGTATGGGTTGTGCTTTAGCAGTTGGTAGAGGTTCTGATATGTCTAACTATACAGTTTGTATGGAGTATAATGGTGGCGATGAAGGCCAGGCTCCTATAGTTCTAGTTGGTAAAGGCTTAGTATTTGATAATGGTGGTATCTGTGTTAAGCCTGCAGCAGGTATGGATACTATGAAAATGGATATGGGCGGTGCAGCAGCTGTTATGGGTATCATGAAAGCTGTAGCGATGCTAAATTTACCTATTAACGTGGTTGGTGTAATGGGACTTGCTGAGAATGCGATTGATGCAAGATCATATAGACCTGGTGATGTACTTAAAAGTATGAAAGGTATAACAGTTGAAGTAAGTAATACTGATGCTGAAGGTCGATTAGTATTATGTGATACTCTGACTTATATAGGTAAATATAAGCCAAAAACTGTTATAAATATGGCTACTTTAACAGGAGCAATGATAATCGCTTTAGGAGATGCTTTTTCTGGTCTAATGGCAAATAGTGATAAGTTAGCAAATAGCTTACAACAAGCAGCTAAAGCCTCAAGTGATCTTGTTTGGAGATTACCACTTCATAAACCTTACCTTAAAAAACTAGATAGTAAAGTTGCTGATATTGATAACTCTAATCGTGATAGATCAGCAGGTTCAATATGTGCTGGATTATTCTTATCAAAATTTACAGAAGATTATGAGTGGGCACATCTTGATATAGCAGGATCAGCTATGGGTGATTTCTCTAACTGTAAAGCAAGTGGTAGACCAGTACCTTTGCTAGTGCATTATCTATTATCTCAATCAAAATAA
- a CDS encoding FAD-dependent monooxygenase: MSNKYDVAIVGGGIVGLLTSLALAKTGCKIIHIEKDQLLVKNDNRSIAVSYSSIAFLNTLGLWDKVASTTQAIKKVHISDKGRYGRAEIFAKDENLPFLGAIAPMQELLAVALQSVTDNPNIIKSFETNVIDLEKKSDEYSLVVEKQEQKSIIQAELIIACDGANSSMRKMLDVEAQTTDYKQDAVVFDIQTDLDNENTAYERFMTDGVLAMLPKSETTMGCVWTVDREDSKAKLDLDKKEFEELVQDRFGYRLGEVKVATKPAVFPLYLVQSNQVYKDNVLFFGNALHFLHPVSGQGMNLSIRDIGFLYDLLAKLPRQSSDCHPFQTKGNIENVLQEFEKVRKPDHDRTINITHGFVKWFVSNDRKLVASRNAGLHLLQRSKLAKKALSRVMMGKLTKGSTLMRKVVEDEH; this comes from the coding sequence ATGAGTAATAAATATGATGTGGCGATAGTTGGGGGAGGTATAGTTGGGTTACTAACTTCTCTAGCACTTGCAAAAACTGGTTGTAAAATTATTCATATTGAAAAAGATCAATTACTGGTTAAAAATGATAATAGAAGTATAGCTGTATCTTACTCATCAATAGCGTTTTTAAATACTCTTGGTTTATGGGATAAAGTTGCAAGTACAACTCAAGCTATTAAAAAAGTTCATATTTCTGATAAAGGTAGATATGGAAGGGCAGAAATTTTTGCTAAAGATGAGAATTTGCCATTTTTAGGGGCTATAGCTCCTATGCAGGAGCTTTTGGCTGTAGCTTTACAAAGTGTTACTGACAATCCAAATATTATTAAATCCTTTGAAACTAATGTTATCGACCTTGAGAAAAAATCTGATGAGTATTCTTTAGTAGTTGAAAAGCAGGAGCAAAAGAGCATTATACAAGCAGAATTAATAATTGCTTGTGATGGCGCAAACTCAAGTATGCGTAAAATGCTAGATGTGGAAGCGCAAACTACTGATTATAAACAAGACGCGGTTGTTTTTGATATTCAAACAGATTTAGATAATGAAAATACTGCATATGAGAGGTTTATGACAGATGGAGTGCTTGCAATGCTTCCTAAGTCAGAAACTACTATGGGATGTGTTTGGACTGTTGATCGAGAAGATTCAAAGGCAAAACTGGATTTAGATAAAAAAGAATTTGAAGAGCTAGTACAAGATAGATTTGGCTATAGGTTAGGTGAAGTTAAGGTTGCTACAAAACCTGCAGTTTTTCCCTTATATCTTGTTCAGTCAAATCAAGTATATAAAGATAATGTATTGTTTTTTGGTAATGCATTACATTTTTTACATCCAGTATCTGGTCAAGGTATGAATTTGAGCATTCGCGATATTGGATTTTTATATGATTTACTAGCTAAACTACCCCGTCAGTCTAGCGACTGCCACCCCTTCCAAACGAAGGGGAATATTGAAAATGTTTTGCAAGAGTTTGAGAAAGTTAGAAAACCTGATCATGATAGAACAATTAATATAACACATGGCTTTGTGAAATGGTTTGTCTCAAATGATCGTAAATTAGTTGCAAGTAGAAATGCAGGTTTACACTTATTACAAAGAAGCAAATTAGCTAAGAAAGCTTTATCGCGAGTAATGATGGGCAAACTTACAAAAGGCTCGACTTTAATGAGAAAGGTGGTTGAAGATGAGCATTAA
- a CDS encoding YecA family protein has translation MKNEKPNFEDVAEALKVMQALSSASEAHGLLCALFSFGAEVKFTAWSDSLMTKTIEEGDLVAASALKTMKKLYDYTKSQFDEKSLSFDLFIPEDNEPLSYRAEALTYWIKGFLSGVGLFGLDFENSKDKEVKEAIHDLMQISYMDYDSLGQDESSEDDFMELLEYTKVAVLLIDSEKI, from the coding sequence ATGAAAAATGAAAAACCTAATTTTGAAGATGTTGCAGAAGCTTTAAAAGTAATGCAAGCTTTAAGCTCTGCTTCTGAAGCTCATGGTTTACTTTGTGCATTGTTTAGTTTTGGGGCAGAAGTTAAATTTACTGCATGGTCAGATTCTTTGATGACAAAGACTATTGAAGAGGGCGACCTTGTAGCAGCTTCTGCTTTAAAGACTATGAAGAAACTTTATGACTATACAAAATCTCAGTTTGATGAGAAGAGTCTAAGTTTTGATTTATTTATTCCTGAAGATAATGAACCATTAAGTTATAGGGCAGAAGCACTTACTTACTGGATTAAAGGCTTTTTATCAGGAGTTGGACTATTTGGTTTAGACTTTGAAAACTCAAAAGATAAAGAGGTTAAAGAGGCAATTCATGATTTGATGCAAATTTCATATATGGATTATGATTCTTTAGGACAAGATGAAAGCAGTGAAGATGATTTTATGGAATTGTTAGAATATACAAAAGTTGCTGTGTTACTTATAGATAGTGAAAAGATTTGA
- a CDS encoding sulfite exporter TauE/SafE family protein, translating into MISVIFCFIIIGIIVGVLAALFGFGGGVIVVPAIAMYISIFEPTFVSNSMHIAVATSLLVMLFTSLKTTYAHHKANNIIWNIALKLKLGLIIGTIIGAAIASYLSSVLLKILFIIFLIYTVAKLVLKMISNARSSKVNQSSHNENKPSSKLLYTYGLITGFVSVVLGIGGSIIIVPFLRGRNYKLATAAAISSSIIPFLALFGAISYILIGFSDSNLPSYCLGYVYLPVAISIIIGSFVGVSIGVKLSRIVPHKIQDWVYLACIIVILILMVL; encoded by the coding sequence GTGATTTCGGTAATTTTTTGTTTTATTATTATAGGTATTATAGTAGGTGTGTTAGCAGCACTCTTTGGATTTGGTGGCGGTGTAATAGTTGTACCAGCTATAGCAATGTATATTTCTATTTTTGAGCCGACATTTGTATCTAATTCAATGCATATAGCTGTCGCAACATCTTTACTTGTCATGTTATTTACATCTCTAAAAACCACATATGCTCATCATAAAGCTAATAATATAATTTGGAATATCGCATTAAAGTTAAAATTAGGACTAATTATTGGTACTATAATTGGAGCTGCTATTGCTAGTTATCTTTCTAGTGTTTTATTAAAGATCTTATTTATTATATTTTTGATATATACAGTTGCTAAGTTAGTATTGAAAATGATAAGTAACGCAAGATCTAGTAAGGTCAATCAATCTAGCCATAATGAAAATAAACCATCATCTAAATTACTGTATACTTATGGTCTTATAACAGGTTTTGTATCAGTTGTGCTAGGAATTGGTGGTAGTATAATCATTGTTCCTTTTTTAAGAGGGCGTAACTATAAACTTGCAACAGCTGCTGCAATCTCATCATCTATAATACCTTTTTTAGCACTTTTTGGAGCTATTTCATATATTTTAATAGGGTTTAGTGATTCAAATCTACCTAGCTATTGTTTAGGGTATGTTTATTTGCCTGTAGCTATTAGTATCATAATAGGCTCTTTTGTGGGCGTATCAATAGGGGTTAAACTGTCACGTATAGTACCGCATAAAATACAAGATTGGGTTTATCTAGCATGTATTATTGTAATTTTGATACTTATGGTTCTCTAG